The sequence below is a genomic window from Coffea arabica cultivar ET-39 chromosome 8e, Coffea Arabica ET-39 HiFi, whole genome shotgun sequence.
AAGTTCGTAGACTTGATCGAGTTACTTGATATACATGCTGATTTTTTTTCTGTAAACTGAGCATTCTAAAACACTCGAGGTCTCCAGGTTTGGGAACTTATTCACGAAATCATTGAAAAATCCATCCTTATCAATTGCTAGTGCATAAAACATTTAACTTTTTTCAGATGCGGACATGGAAACAACTTCAAATTCGACGACTTCCAAGCAAAATATCTAATGTGAAGAGATTCAAGGTTTTAGTACTACTTCAAAGCATGTTATTCAGCATCTTAATTTGATTCAAACCAGAACAGCTAATTAGACTTGCGTTCTCAATCAAGGGACAACTCGATAATATGCTTTGTAGGGTAGCTTCATCCTTATGCACGTTTTTTAGAGATGATTTTCTCAGGCGACAACATTGGATCTTCTTTTTACAGGCAATTTACTGCCTCAATTTACACCCTGCAAGAAAAAACTCTGTAAGCGCTTCAGCTTCAAGAATTGTAAAGACTTCAGGCAAATCGTCTCCCCTGTGAGATAAGTGTGAAGCATTAAAAAACCGAAGCTCTTTTGCTACACCGGCTGTTTCAATAATATCTAGTAAATTCTTAATCAAAGAAGATACATCACTCAAAAACAAGCACCGAAATGGAAAGTTGGAGCTGCTGAATATATGCATTCTGGTTACGGTATCTTTGCAGGGATTCTTTCACATAATCTTTGAATTCTTTTCCGATTTCCTAAACAAATGCAGGGTTCTCTCATACTTCATGCAAATGTTGTAATCTGCAATCATCAAGGTGAAGTTTCAAGACAGGAAAAGTAGACCATGCGCTATACCATGTCTTGGAGTAGAGACTCATCTGTGCTGCTTCTCAGGGCTTAGGAACGATAGAATATGTTGAATAATATCTTCTGGGAGCTCACTTACATAATCACTTTTCCTTGCATCAGCCTTTTGCCGCTTCATATTTGGGAAACTTTGCAAAACCAAAGCCCTCAAGAGGTATTGCAAAACTATTACTAATAGTTTGAGATCTACAATTACTTGTATCAGCTAACCTGACAAAAaggattttatcatttttgcaaaactaaaacccaaaaaacatttatttttgttaagtacTTCACTCGAAACGgtttataattattattattcatcGGAAACAAtgtatttttgataaaaatgtatttttgataaTAAGATCATGGGATTGCATAGTGATatttaaatccaaattcaactCGAATTGAACTATAGGATTCATAAGGGATCAGCCTATATATCATGATTGACTGATGGCAACTCTTTAAACTAAAACATCACGTTTAATATAATTTGCCAAGAAAGTAATTGGAAAAGCCATGCAATATCACAATGGTGGAGGAGAAGTCGTACCAAAACATGCCTGCAGCAGATTACGCTTCTGGTACACTCGTTTGCGCTTTCTGTTACATCAATTATTTAACTTTGTTAAGAACATAATCATGGATGAATTCCCTTTCTTCCTAATCGTTGAGTTATGATTGTATGATTAGGATGAATTAGCCTTGAAAGCATAACTTCTAAAGCAAGAATTGGATTTCGATTATATTTGTAAAGTGAAAATTCGGATCTGAACCTTGATTATACCTGAATGACTTTGAATGTTCTTGAAAGATGCTTGATTCATTGTGATTTCGAAGAGAAATTGACTATATGATTTTCTATCTgaattggaaaaagaaaaattgatgattggaaaaagaaaaattgatgaCAGCAAGCCTTTGATACTAATTTTCCACCAAATTGGATGGAACAAaatcaattatccaaaaattagTCAAAATTGGTATTTTAAGGGCTAAACATGTTTTTTAATCAAGATCTGCTTCATCTCTCTAAAGCTCTTTTCTGTCCCTTCTCTCTAGAACTCTTCCAATTAAAATCTTCTTCATCTCTCCCATGGGAGAGAAACCAAATCTGGTCTTTCCCCATGGGAGGCAGTACTCTttatagtttttagtttttcttatttgaataaattctATTATTCTCTCCTAAAATCTCCCAATGAGAGTTTCTTCTCTCCTAGCTTATTCTAGTGAGAGTTTTATTATCTTTTGGGTTTTTCCTTGTGAGAGTTTTTTAGGTTTTTATCtttgtgaaatttgagattttgtacATCTAGAATCTAGTTTTTCAGATCTATAATTTCTCCATCATTATCAGATCTAAATTTCTCTTTGAACTTGAATCAATTTTAATCAGATCAGATCTAATTGTCAACAGACATACACTGATGTGTTGGGTTATAGTGATTCATCCGGATGGAACATATATAGGAGCATCAATGTTATCTTTATTTATATTGTTTTCTTAAATCTATTATATCTATTAATTTCAGATCTATATGTATTTGTGTCAGGTTTGTTTGATGTATTTTCTGCCATTAGTGCAACTTtgcttgaatgaaatgatcttttctatctaaaaaaaaaaagggctaaGCATGTTTTTACGGAAACTTAAATGACCAATTTGGTCCACACCCTAAACAATATATAGGCCCAATTTACATATTTCCCATGTAACATCACAACTAAATAGACTCGAACCCCCAGTGTAGTTTACCATCTTAAGAAAAATCGTATCACAGCTAGTCCCGTGAATTCCTTATAGCTGGCCTTTAATTGATAGCATACCTTCCCTACGTCGTGGCTGGGAGATCCATGTGAAATTCAAATTCTTCGTTTACGATCAAATTCGAGACAATTACTGATTAGTTTTTTAAGGTAATCTTCgtaatttctttccaaaaatttgTTCTTGAAATGCAGTGTACGTAAACTCGGTCTATATCAGAATTAGCATTTATCGGACTCGGAGCACGGACGGTTGCAACCGTCCCAGGCGGTTTTGGTCATTATCAACTGCGCGTAACTTTTTTTGTACATCGTGTACCTTTTTTTGCACATCGCGTAACTTTAAAGCAAATTTTTGTGGGGCCCACACATGGCGTGGAAATCAAGTTACAACTTGTAATCTCAgccgcacaaaattttgaggCCAAATCATGGCCATTAACCACTCCCTGCCCCATTTCCGCATTTATCATATCCTGACACAACCTGTGTTGTTTATTGTCTTTACACACTACGATATCATGAAATGAAGAAAGAATGGGGCACTGTTCAAGAGAGATTCTGGCATCTATACATACAACATAGTAAAATTTTCCAAGCTTAAACAAGAATTTCTCCATTCCGATGTTTTCGTTGTGGGAAATTGCAAATGGTACGTGTATGCCATAATTTATGCCATAATTTTAGTAATTGTATTTCCTTCCAGATAATACTTAAAAAACCTGTTAATCACAGTTGAGTAGCTATTAATTAGTAATGGAACTTCTTTTACAATTTCAGGAAGCTTTTTAATCACAATGGTATTATCCCAAAGGATTTGGTCTGCGGAAAGGCAAAAGCTTTTCGCTGTATCCACGATTAGCTGAGTCCAAGAATGACACAAAAACATATGCAGAATACAAGCTTTCCATAAAGAACCCAAAACCACTTGGTTATGCAATATGTACAGGTAAAcaaccttttctttctttcttcttcttttttgcaAGGGGTTGAATAATGTCCCGTATTTAGTtgtcccatttttttttttttttttggttacccTCCCACCCCTCCCCATATCTTTTCCACCTCTCAACTATTGGGTACAAAATTCGAACTCTGAATTTGATAACAGAAATGACTCTAACAACTCTCTCTCTTGACCATTGGGAGTTCTCAAAGGTTAATTTAGCATAATAAATTAGTCTCTTGACTTTATCTGTGCTTAGATTTGGAGATTATAGATAGAGTGGTTACTTAGAAAAGCAACCAAtttaagggtctgtttggttggaagtaaaatgttttccttgggaaaatatttttcgtggaagtaattttccatgaaaatcatttccctttcatcattttcaggtgtttggttagcttattgaaaatattttcttacttcatttttctggtgtttgtttaactttggaaatattttcacttttatctctatctttactttctacacattataactacatacttcttcccatgcaaaataagaaaatttatctcattgtttaactttaaaaaatcttggagaaatgtatatatgaataaaaaatatctccttaagcaataaacaaattgctggccatttagtgtcaaatatcaatcacatgcaatgcttattgtgacatatatcttgcactctcactgctgaaagtttctctagaaaagaatgtccctattatatataattaattactagcataggatgagcaggatgagattttttttttattttgaatatactagggggagggttgggttgggtggtacgggggagggagtgtaaggaagaggtcttgggttcgagtcctcctgtttatactaaaaaaaaaaaaggaacatactacaagatgttttcagtaagtttggaacatataATAGGCgtgatgcatgcatttcggaaaacaacttcagtaagtttggaagggaagttgttttccataagatgagtgaaaatattttacataggaaaatgttttcagtaacttttgtgcaaccaaacatgggaaattaggaaaatattttcctggaaaacattttcacccgaaacaaacggaccctaaaATGAATTTGTCATATCGGGACTTTTTCAACCTTAGATGAGATGATTATGTTTGCAAGGAGGGTTGTGTTTGTTGCAAATATGAAggttaaaatggctaaaatgaATAATGATGCATTTTATAACTCCATAAAGCAAATCATGCTATATATTGTATAATTATAGGTGCAGATATAAATAGTTTGACCATTATCCATATCCAAAAATCAAACTTCAACTAAAAAAACGTGTTTAGtctcttttcaaaaaaaatatttaagcaAGAGAAGTGTGGGATTTAAGAAGGGAAGAATAGAGTGGGAGGATTTGAACCAGAACTTCTAATTTTTGAGGTCTCAAATGTGCTTAAACTCTAAACAAATTCAATTCTACATGACTTACTTCTCACTCAATTTCTGTTCTACAGAAGGAAAGCAATACCAAACCAGTTGTCTTAATGCACAATTACATTTCAAAGAAAATATTCTGGGATCACTAGCCTTCCCCAGTTTTGACAACCAAGTAGATTTCTTCTCTAATTTTAATTTACTTTGATCCCTCTCTTCTTTACTGTCAAGTTATTCTTTTACTATTTCGCCATGTTATTTAATCTCATTGGATTTTCCTCCCTATGGTATTCAAAAATCACAAGTGTATGTTGGATCTAGGGCTGGTTTGTGACATTGTAATCTCAAAAAAAGGAGTGTGGCCAATCTGATCTCAACTTTTCAGCAGGACAGAAAAGAACAATTAAGCATTTTCCAAAAGCTAAAAGCTAAAGCACAGAAGCCAAGAGTGATTTTTCAACCAGATGATTAATTTAAGGCAGGCTTTTCTCTTGACTGAGGTTGAAAGTTGCAACTTGAACATCTACCAAGATTCATGGGCGTAAAATCGATTCAGAAAAGGACTAAACCAGGCACATCTTCAGTATCCAAACATAAATCAAACACAAGTATCTCCTCTACAAATTGCTCTATTGATTGATGATGCCTCAACCTCTCTCCAACATCCCCACCCTCAGATGTTTCCGGATCCAAAAGAGTCCAACGATTTCTGCTTTGAAGTTTAATCTAATTACCATGAATAAAAAATCAGGAGACCAAGAATTTAAGAATCAACAAGCATTCATTATTCATGAACTTGCTAATGCATCCCAGAGTAGCTTGACTAAAAACTACAGGTTCTTTTCCAATAATAAAACATTTTCTGTCTCAGGAAACATCAATTTTAACTAAAACTGAAGCAAATATACATATTCTGATGGTAAGAACCTCCCCTGACATAAAAGCATCAAAGTAATGAAATTATCTAACAAGACCCAAAAGCTCTCATCACATGCTTGTCATCCAGAAAGATCTTCTGGCCGCGTTTTAGGGCTTCAGCCCAAGATAGCAATGCCTTCTCCaggatttaaaatttgaaatttcttgcatcAGGAACTTGCTTTGGGCTAAATGGTCCTCTGAATATGAAAATACCACATATTTGTTAGGCAATAAAGGTCTCTGTGCTCTCGCGAGCAGTAGCTTGAATATCTGGAAGATCAGAACTTATGGAGAACTTCAtccatcttttcttttcaaaatgctTAAGACATGGATGCATTACTAGCCCTATGACAACAGCAATGAGACTTACAATCATGACTTTCAGAGAAGAAAATGCCAGGACAGCACATATCAGTATGGTTGGTGGTGTACACATTAGAATGGATCCAATATTTCCCACTGGAATCTTATATGGGCGAGATGCATTTGGATACTTGTATCTTAACCGGACAAAAGCAATAAATTCCAATATCATTCCAAAGCAATATAAGAAGTTCTCAGCAGCTACTATTTCCTGAAAGCTCATCCATGAAAGCAAAAACACACCTGAAGCTGAAAAAAGGATCCCAATTAGAGGTGTACCATAGCGAGATCTCTTGGCAAAGAACTCAGGAAGCATTCCTCTTTCAGCCATACCAAGAAGCTGAAAAGAATCGCTGCTCATCTCAGCTACAAACATCCCCATATTTGACATAGCTGCAGCAGCCTGAATCCACCATCTCAACCATACACCACCTAGCATCTTCGCAATATCTGAAAAATAACCATCCGTCCACTTATCCCTCTGCAGTGGAACTGCACCAGTTCCAACCAGAAGAGGAATGAAATAACTAACAACCACTAAAATCACTGCATAGAAAAGAGATTTTGGCAAAGTTTTCTTTGGATTCTCTACCTCCCCTGCAAGTGTGCTTATAGAGTCCCAATAGTTCAGATTCCAAAAGAGGGTATTCAGATACAAATTCCAATCTACATGGTGAATATCTGCCACAAACCATCTTCCGGGCCTTAACTTAGGAATTGAAATAAGTCCCATAACTGCAAAAGGCAGGAGTGAAGAGATGCCAAGCAGAATAGCAACCCATCCAACAATTGTTAAACCCCTATAGTTCATATAAGTTAGGACAATAGTCAAGGCCAATACAGCAAGGACCCTAGGGAAACCATGACCGACTGCAGGGAAACCAGATTTCAAATAATCCAGAAACAAAACAGGATACAGAGCATTATCAATAACCCCACTTAACCATTTCACCCAACCTTGCTGGAAACCCCAGAACGGACCTAAAGCGCTTGAAACCCAAACGACGTAACCACTATTTTCAGGAAACATAGTTCCCATCTCAGCTGTGATTAACGCCTCAGGAATACTCCATATGAATGGAAATGCTAAAAATCCCAGAAGAGCTAAAAGAGGACCAGCAGCATTAACACTATCCTCAACCCCAAATGGGCCCCCTGATACTTCATAAAAGATGAGGAAAACAAGGGGCAAAACCGAAACTTTCCTACTACTATGACCAGCTCTAGGAGGAGGAACCTCATTAATTACCACATATTCTGATCCATCATATTCCCCCATTGCAATGGCAGCTTGTCTGTTAGTTGTATTCCTCAATTTCTGCATTCATCATAAACTCATTAAAAACTGAATACACTTGCCTCAGCTCAAATTTAACTACAGAGACACAATAGAAAGACAAAAACTATACAAATTTAACATGAAAAACAAAATCTCGAGATAAACCATCACaagaagagaggaaaaataaggaaattatgGCTAATCAGTCCATAATTAGAACAGAAACCAGCATAATTCGCCAATTCTCATCAAATTATCACAATAGTTCAATCAGATTAGCGGAACAAACCTCAGAAAccttgatcaaaacaaggaaaTCATGCGAACTAGACCAGATTCAGTTCAAATAGGAACAAACCAACATCAAATCAAGTTAAACCAAGGTcctcaaaatcaaaaaatttcggATACCATCCAATCAAATCTGAGGAACCCAGAAAGGAATGAGTAAAACAACGTAAAAACAGAGAGAAAAAAGGAACAAAGGGAGGACCATGAAGCGAAGGCGACAGAGTCATTAAGAAAAAGCGGTAGCGGCTTGTTTGGCTCTTTGCGTCATCTTAGAAATGAGATTTGAGGGAAAAAACAAAGGGACTCTTCTGCAGATGAGCTGAGATGGTGACACACGTTGGAAAGGAGAAGGAATCGAGAGCTATACATCTGGAATCGGAATCGGGATGATGAAAGAGGGAATATTTTGTTGCTATCTGTCTCTGTAAATTGATAAACTCTCACAAAAGATGGGAAGTATTCCCCAAGATTTGAATAGTTTGTTGGTTGACGAAGAAGTCAATTCAAGGGtaaatttgtaattttattattccaAAAATATTTGTCTAGTTTTTCTAATCCttcatatacacacacacatatatatatatatgattaattttatatacactgacagtatatacactttTATCATTAAATGCATGACATATaatccaaatttgaatttgaaatctaaattttACATATATGTCGTGCATCCAATcgtgataatatatacactgttagtgtatataaaatttacttttatatatatatatatatatatgtccttttctcttttttttggaaGATTCTCAAAGAATATTTGAAATTTGGTTCAAGGGTGGTCCTGTCAACTATATCATTTGACTAAATAAAAATGTTATTAACTATTAATTAATTAGGTAAATCTTTTATACACTATTAATGTATACACTAGTAGGTTTAGATGCATgtcatatatataaaatttgatgtttaaattcaaattcagatgATGTGGCATTCATCCGACCCGTCAGTATATGTACTGACAGTATAAGAAAGATTGATCCTAATTAATTATGTTATAAAACGTGAAAATTTTATTTAGCTTGAGACCTCgaaaaaaaaactcttaaaaTCGAAAATGAAGAATTATTCAACTAGATTGtaattggttgagttttttttcccctttttgtgtGATAAATTTTGTTTGTGTTAGGTATTGATGAGAATCAATCAAAGAACACTTGGGAAGTGAGAAAATCATAAGAAGTTAAAAGTGAATCCAATCAGAAAATTGaaatcaactttttattttgcagCCAGATGTTTATACATATGCTgcatacaaaaaatttaaaaatcaggATTAGTCCAATAGCTACGAGAGAACTTTTATATTTCTCTCCGTTATCAGCAATATTCGAATCCTGAACCTAATAATTAGGAATAGGAAAGATGTGAGAAGAAGTCtgaggattaaaaaaaaaatgaaagaaagattcaactgcacattttttcctttttctttcctttttttatgagcaaatattcAGTTACacttaaaaagggtttttcagTTGTCTAATGCTAAATTTTTATTTCTCATACACTATTGCATAAGCAATTgtaaaagatgaaaaagaaattgtACCCTTCAAGCAAGCACAAGAaattacttttatttattttattgttatttgttCTTTCTCAGAAGTATTGGGAATTTAAAACGTCTTGTTGCCTTATCATCCTACCGGTTCACCAAGATTCTGACATGACACAAAATCGCGGAAATGTTTTGTGCGTGTGACAATAGAATACTTCGTTTTCTCAGCAAAGGCAAATCACATCATGACAGTTTTCCGCCACCCCACAATTTCTGTCAAGGAAAATGACTTCATAAGACGACTTTCATTTCCCGTACTAGTATTTGGAAGGTGTattattttttgggataatttcacaaacctcccctaaggtttctgaAACTTGCACTGGCACCCCtcaaggttttaaaaatttcactgATCTCCCCTAGCAGAGATTTGGGTGGCAAGAATTGAGTGAGCAGAATTGAAAATTGTAGTAATTTTTTAGTTATTAGTGATGTAGAGCCCACGACCAAGTATTGAGTAGAGATTTTTTTTGACAACTAAAAGCTCACCtataaagtcttcaaaagactAAGGGtatgtttgataaaattgaaatttgaaatctaaatctgttaaattattgaattgttaaatattaaatttgatacatttgagtgcatatcgtATTAACTGATGAGTGAATAACTTATCTCTCATTTTCGAGAGTAAGTTTTGCTTAAGAAATTCagtgtcatttaattaattcaaatattttgTTTTTAGTTATCAAACCCGTCTAAACATATTAAGATCTAAACTCATTAAATATAAATactgaattgggttatcaaacaaggcctaaaaaataaccaaaattaaaaagaaattttttttaaaaaaaaaacaaatctttGACATCATGATTGATCGATCCTTctattctctcttttttgttgTTCATTCTCTTTACTTGCTAAAGTTTATAGAGCACATGTACTCAAGTAATGGTCCTATTGATCACTAAGCTAGATAGTAGTAgtagaaaattggaaagtacAGTATGATTTAGCCTCCATGATGTTGGAAATCTGTCCAACATTGAATCCCCACCATATTAAAAAATATCATGCCCTCGTTCACAAACTTCCACTCCATTTTTTCAggataaaaaaggaaaaggaaattacGTTCCTCATTCAAGTGCCACTCCATAAATCCAATTACAATGCATATACTTTCCCATAAAATCCGAATTTGTGTCTCTTGGATTGAAgattacttttaaaaaaattttaaatagtgGAATAACGTTTTTTATGATGTCAtctattgaaataaaaaaaggtagttgaagaaataaaagaataattatAAAACGTGTTTACGATACAACAAAAAGAATTCAGCTCTCAATACAAATAAACTATTTATCATATGATACatatcaataaaaaaataaaatataaaacctTTTTTGCCCCCAAAAAACATGAGAAGAAAAACCTCAAATACCTTAGAGTCACCAATTGGTTCTGCGTCCACATGCCATATGATATATTATATGATTTCTAAGTACTCAATTCCAAATGGTATGTATCTCCACAAATCATTGCACTTCACACGGTATTTAACTTTTAAACATCAATTATGGAACTAGCCAGCACGCGAGGGGCACAATAATATTTAGCTATGATTCCGACATCAATATGGCCGTCTAAACCCTCAACACTTATAAACTTTTAGGCATTCCAAAATCCAAATCTCATTTCCATTTATGTCCTACAGAAAATATGCCTCGATCCAATGTCAAAAAGAACAGCAAAACATGGCTTGGAAAAGAATCTTGCCTATCcacattattttcttttcctactTAATTTCTTCTACCAAAAATAAATTATCTCTTTCTTTTCAAGCAAAATCAATTCAGAAAACAGACACCATCTTCTCTCTCGTGAAACAAAAAGACAAATACACGTGCACGTATACACATGAaactattaaaaatatatagttatcaaaatgcaaaa
It includes:
- the LOC113704285 gene encoding probable polyamine transporter At1g31830 isoform X2, encoding MKLRNTTNRQAAIAMGEYDGSEYVVINEVPPPRAGHSSRKVSVLPLVFLIFYEVSGGPFGVEDSVNAAGPLLALLGFLAFPFIWSIPEALITAEMGTMFPENSGYVVWVSSALGPFWGFQQGWVKWLSGVIDNALYPVLFLDYLKSGFPAVGHGFPRVLAVLALTIVLTYMNYRGLTIVGWVAILLGISSLLPFAVMGLISIPKLRPGRWFVADIHHVDWNLYLNTLFWNLNYWDSISTLAGEVENPKKTLPKSLFYAVILVVVSYFIPLLVGTGAVPLQRDKWTDGYFSDIAKMLGGVWLRWWIQAAAAMSNMGMFVAEMSSDSFQLLGMAERGMLPEFFAKRSRYGTPLIGILFSASGVFLLSWMSFQEIVAAENFLYCFGMILEFIAFVRLRYKYPNASRPYKIPVGNIGSILMCTPPTILICAVLAFSSLKVMIVSLIAVVIGLVMHPCLKHFEKKRWMKFSISSDLPDIQATARESTETFIA
- the LOC113704285 gene encoding probable polyamine transporter At1g31830 isoform X1 produces the protein MVPKTKNDLSLDSARSDEASSIKVPKTQDLSDASAPAGVVANGGRAQTGSQQVAAAADISTAPKPQEGEDEKLRNTTNRQAAIAMGEYDGSEYVVINEVPPPRAGHSSRKVSVLPLVFLIFYEVSGGPFGVEDSVNAAGPLLALLGFLAFPFIWSIPEALITAEMGTMFPENSGYVVWVSSALGPFWGFQQGWVKWLSGVIDNALYPVLFLDYLKSGFPAVGHGFPRVLAVLALTIVLTYMNYRGLTIVGWVAILLGISSLLPFAVMGLISIPKLRPGRWFVADIHHVDWNLYLNTLFWNLNYWDSISTLAGEVENPKKTLPKSLFYAVILVVVSYFIPLLVGTGAVPLQRDKWTDGYFSDIAKMLGGVWLRWWIQAAAAMSNMGMFVAEMSSDSFQLLGMAERGMLPEFFAKRSRYGTPLIGILFSASGVFLLSWMSFQEIVAAENFLYCFGMILEFIAFVRLRYKYPNASRPYKIPVGNIGSILMCTPPTILICAVLAFSSLKVMIVSLIAVVIGLVMHPCLKHFEKKRWMKFSISSDLPDIQATARESTETFIA
- the LOC113704285 gene encoding probable polyamine transporter At1g31830 isoform X3 yields the protein MGEYDGSEYVVINEVPPPRAGHSSRKVSVLPLVFLIFYEVSGGPFGVEDSVNAAGPLLALLGFLAFPFIWSIPEALITAEMGTMFPENSGYVVWVSSALGPFWGFQQGWVKWLSGVIDNALYPVLFLDYLKSGFPAVGHGFPRVLAVLALTIVLTYMNYRGLTIVGWVAILLGISSLLPFAVMGLISIPKLRPGRWFVADIHHVDWNLYLNTLFWNLNYWDSISTLAGEVENPKKTLPKSLFYAVILVVVSYFIPLLVGTGAVPLQRDKWTDGYFSDIAKMLGGVWLRWWIQAAAAMSNMGMFVAEMSSDSFQLLGMAERGMLPEFFAKRSRYGTPLIGILFSASGVFLLSWMSFQEIVAAENFLYCFGMILEFIAFVRLRYKYPNASRPYKIPVGNIGSILMCTPPTILICAVLAFSSLKVMIVSLIAVVIGLVMHPCLKHFEKKRWMKFSISSDLPDIQATARESTETFIA